A DNA window from Flavisolibacter ginsenosidimutans contains the following coding sequences:
- a CDS encoding lactonase family protein, protein MRSSFASFCLLFCLAASGQKYYLFIGTYTGTGSKGIYVYQFDASTGKAKWVSNTDSVVNPSYLAVASGDTLLYACTETRTVNAGGVTAFKFNRSTGRLTQFNKQSSGGDNPAYVSVSKSGRWVIAGNYSGGSLAAFPVNKDGSLQPYSQLIQHEGKGANKERQEKAHVHSTVFSPAQDYLFVPDLGLDKVMIYRFNPAQTKPLQPAAMPYAATTPGSGPRHFDFHPNGKWAYLVEEMAGAVVAYQYTNGKLTELQRIFSHPDTLSSQPGSADVHVSPDGKFLYASNRGKENNIAIFKIDDKTGKLTLKGFQSTLGETPRNFCIEPSGKYLLAANQETDNIVVFKRDAKTGMLTYTGEQIKLPKPVCLKMIKF, encoded by the coding sequence ATGCGTTCAAGTTTTGCAAGCTTTTGCCTTCTGTTTTGCCTTGCCGCAAGCGGTCAAAAATATTATCTTTTCATCGGCACCTACACCGGCACGGGCAGCAAAGGAATTTACGTTTACCAATTTGATGCAAGCACGGGAAAAGCAAAATGGGTCAGCAACACCGATAGTGTAGTGAATCCTTCTTACCTCGCCGTTGCGTCCGGCGATACTTTGCTGTATGCCTGCACCGAAACACGCACCGTAAACGCCGGCGGGGTTACGGCTTTCAAATTCAACCGTTCGACGGGAAGACTAACGCAATTTAACAAGCAATCCAGCGGCGGAGACAACCCCGCTTATGTATCGGTAAGCAAAAGCGGCCGGTGGGTGATTGCTGGAAATTATTCGGGGGGAAGTTTAGCCGCCTTTCCCGTGAACAAAGACGGCAGCCTGCAACCGTACAGCCAGTTGATACAACACGAAGGCAAGGGCGCCAACAAAGAGCGGCAGGAAAAAGCGCACGTGCATTCCACTGTATTTTCACCGGCACAGGATTATCTTTTTGTACCCGACCTTGGCTTGGACAAGGTGATGATTTATCGTTTCAATCCCGCGCAAACAAAACCCTTGCAACCGGCTGCAATGCCGTATGCCGCAACAACGCCTGGCAGCGGCCCGCGGCATTTTGATTTTCATCCAAACGGGAAGTGGGCTTATTTAGTTGAAGAAATGGCCGGTGCGGTGGTGGCTTATCAATACACTAACGGAAAGCTCACCGAACTGCAACGCATCTTCTCGCACCCTGACACGTTAAGCTCTCAACCCGGCAGCGCCGATGTTCACGTTTCACCCGACGGAAAATTTTTATACGCCAGCAACCGCGGAAAAGAAAATAACATTGCCATTTTTAAGATAGACGACAAAACAGGAAAGCTGACATTAAAGGGTTTTCAATCTACTTTGGGCGAAACGCCGCGCAATTTTTGCATCGAGCCTTCGGGCAAATATTTGTTGGCGGCAAATCAGGAGACGGATAACATTGTCGTTTTTAAACGCGACGCAAAAACGGGTATGCTGACTTACACAGGCGAACAAATCAAATTGCCAAAACCGGTTTGTTTGAAGATGATAAAGTTTTAG
- the ribD gene encoding bifunctional diaminohydroxyphosphoribosylaminopyrimidine deaminase/5-amino-6-(5-phosphoribosylamino)uracil reductase RibD: protein MHAHETYMRRCLQLAKLAGGNVAPNPMVGSVLVYEDRIIGEGYHQQYGQAHAEVNCLASVKEADLHLVPKATLYVSLEPCAHWGKTPPCADLIVSKKIPTVVVGCRDPFPQVNGKGIERLKAAGVEVNLGVLENECKELNKRFFTFHTAHRPYVVLKWAQSGNQKIGCTNAERVFISNEYSNRLVHKWRSEEAAILVGTNTALNDDPQLNTRLWPGRNPVRIVVDMNLRLPRSLRLFDGTIPTIVFNKHQHSLPFEKISTKEVSGTHYYQITDDASLVHQFLNGLYRLGIQSVLVEGGAKLLQSFIDEGEWDEARIITNEQLLIDKGLPAPMLSNERLTSSERIMNDTLRYYRNCHTK from the coding sequence TTGCACGCACACGAAACATACATGCGCCGTTGTCTTCAACTTGCAAAACTTGCAGGCGGCAACGTAGCGCCCAACCCGATGGTCGGTTCGGTGTTGGTTTACGAAGACCGCATCATCGGCGAGGGTTATCACCAGCAATACGGGCAAGCTCATGCCGAAGTAAATTGCCTTGCTTCGGTAAAAGAGGCCGATTTGCATCTCGTTCCAAAAGCAACGCTTTATGTTTCGCTGGAACCTTGTGCGCATTGGGGCAAAACGCCGCCCTGCGCGGATTTGATCGTTTCGAAAAAAATACCCACCGTCGTTGTCGGTTGCCGCGATCCTTTTCCGCAAGTGAACGGCAAGGGGATTGAAAGATTAAAAGCAGCGGGAGTGGAGGTGAACCTTGGTGTTTTGGAAAACGAATGCAAAGAATTGAACAAACGTTTTTTCACTTTTCATACGGCGCACCGACCCTACGTTGTTTTGAAGTGGGCGCAAAGCGGCAATCAAAAGATCGGCTGTACAAACGCTGAAAGAGTTTTTATCAGCAACGAATACAGCAACCGCCTTGTGCACAAATGGAGAAGTGAAGAAGCGGCCATTCTTGTTGGTACGAACACGGCCTTGAACGACGATCCGCAATTAAACACAAGGCTATGGCCAGGAAGAAATCCGGTTCGCATTGTGGTAGACATGAACCTGCGTTTGCCGCGTTCGTTGCGCTTGTTTGATGGAACGATACCAACGATTGTTTTCAACAAACATCAACACAGTTTGCCTTTTGAAAAAATAAGCACAAAAGAAGTAAGCGGCACGCATTACTACCAAATTACGGACGACGCAAGCCTTGTTCATCAATTTCTTAACGGGCTTTACCGTTTGGGCATTCAAAGTGTTTTGGTGGAAGGCGGCGCAAAACTTTTGCAATCGTTTATTGACGAAGGTGAGTGGGACGAAGCAAGAATCATTACCAACGAGCAATTGCTAATTGACAAAGGTTTGCCCGCACCGATGCTTTCAAACGAACGATTGACAAGCAGCGAAAGAATCATGAATGATACGCTTCGTTACTATCGAAACTGCCACACAAAATAG
- a CDS encoding CvpA family protein, whose translation MNLIDVLLILIVVLAMWAGWAKGFILGIVNLSVWLGSLLTGFFFYQDVGLLLQKVFPSLGVWNLPIAFIATILFTRLLFSFILNRFIRHTPRETHQATVNRAFGLVPGFITGTIYAAIAAALLLSIPMWNGLAREARESKIANGLGIQVGWLDEKFSPIFGEAAKETVNRIMVKPETEETVELHYTVNDATARPDLEAQMLTLVNGERTKRGFAPLRLDPQLTQVARAHSSDMFARGYFSHYTPERTDPFDRMKAAGITFTTAGENLALGRTLKICHEGLMNSPGHKANILNPSFGRLGIGILDGGIYGLMISQEFRN comes from the coding sequence ATGAACCTGATTGATGTGCTGCTTATTCTCATCGTTGTGCTGGCCATGTGGGCCGGATGGGCAAAAGGATTTATCCTTGGCATCGTGAATCTTTCGGTTTGGCTCGGAAGTTTGCTCACCGGGTTTTTCTTTTACCAGGATGTTGGTCTTCTTCTCCAAAAAGTCTTCCCCTCGCTCGGCGTCTGGAACCTGCCGATTGCTTTCATTGCAACGATTCTGTTTACCCGCTTGCTTTTTTCTTTTATCCTGAATCGCTTTATACGGCACACGCCGCGGGAAACACACCAGGCAACGGTGAACCGTGCGTTTGGCCTTGTTCCCGGATTCATTACCGGAACCATTTACGCAGCCATTGCCGCGGCTTTGCTTCTGAGCATCCCCATGTGGAACGGCCTTGCACGGGAAGCCCGTGAAAGCAAAATTGCCAACGGCCTGGGTATACAAGTAGGCTGGCTCGACGAAAAATTCTCGCCCATTTTTGGCGAAGCCGCAAAGGAAACGGTAAACCGCATCATGGTAAAACCGGAAACCGAAGAAACGGTAGAACTGCATTACACCGTAAACGATGCCACAGCCCGGCCGGACCTTGAAGCGCAAATGCTGACGTTGGTAAATGGAGAAAGAACCAAACGCGGCTTTGCACCGCTGCGACTGGATCCACAATTAACGCAAGTGGCCAGAGCGCATTCTTCCGACATGTTTGCCCGCGGTTATTTTTCACATTACACGCCTGAACGAACCGATCCATTTGACCGGATGAAAGCGGCAGGTATAACATTTACAACCGCCGGCGAAAATTTGGCGCTTGGCCGAACGCTTAAAATTTGTCACGAAGGATTGATGAATTCGCCGGGGCACAAAGCCAATATTTTAAACCCGTCATTTGGGCGTTTGGGCATTGGCATTTTGGACGGCGGGATTTACGGCTTGATGATCTCGCAGGAGTTTCGGAATTAG
- a CDS encoding SET domain-containing protein, with protein sequence MALLEKDLEIKPSGLPGAGQGLFTKTAVAKGTRIVEYKGTITTWEEAKKDATNGYIYFLKPNYVIDGRDHPKSLARYANDAAGLVRAKDKGNNARFEADGLRVFLVATKDIKAGEEIFVSYGKKYWDTVRKNSAIDKAKQ encoded by the coding sequence ATGGCGTTGTTGGAAAAGGATCTCGAAATAAAACCATCCGGACTTCCCGGTGCGGGACAAGGATTGTTCACAAAAACAGCCGTTGCTAAAGGCACCCGCATCGTTGAATACAAAGGCACGATCACCACGTGGGAAGAAGCAAAGAAGGACGCCACAAACGGTTATATCTATTTTTTAAAGCCCAATTATGTTATTGACGGAAGAGATCATCCAAAATCATTGGCACGATACGCAAACGATGCGGCCGGTTTGGTTCGCGCAAAAGACAAAGGAAACAACGCAAGGTTTGAAGCCGATGGCTTGCGTGTTTTCCTGGTGGCAACAAAAGACATAAAAGCCGGCGAAGAAATTTTTGTGAGCTACGGGAAAAAGTATTGGGATACGGTGAGAAAGAACAGTGCAATTGATAAAGCAAAGCAGTGA
- a CDS encoding response regulator, translating into MSKRHILWADDDMDDLMLMRHVLQDIGQDYDIAEVSNGQEALDYLENAKRKNDLPSLVILDMNMPVLNGKEALSIIKKDSALSEIPLVFFTTSNSELDKMYCKRFGVEMITKPPQYSSLKEAVRKLLNSYLDKA; encoded by the coding sequence ATGAGCAAACGACACATCCTTTGGGCAGACGATGACATGGACGACCTGATGTTGATGCGCCACGTGCTTCAGGACATTGGCCAGGATTATGACATTGCCGAGGTGAGCAACGGGCAGGAAGCGCTGGATTACCTTGAAAATGCGAAACGCAAGAATGACCTTCCTTCTTTGGTGATTCTTGACATGAACATGCCGGTGCTGAACGGTAAAGAAGCGTTAAGCATTATTAAAAAGGACAGTGCCTTAAGCGAAATTCCGCTGGTGTTTTTTACAACTTCTAACAGCGAGTTGGACAAGATGTATTGCAAACGCTTTGGTGTGGAGATGATTACCAAGCCGCCGCAATACAGCAGCTTAAAAGAAGCAGTGCGAAAGCTCTTAAACAGCTACCTTGACAAAGCATAA
- a CDS encoding fatty acid desaturase — translation MKPNDFIFSDAPEPHRIRTKQILKQYPQIRHLIGKNIGTFYAIVFLVAFQLTGAWLLADKSWWWIVGAAYLLGAFADHALFVMIHEATHKLIFKNPVANRLAGILANLPQLFPSAVAFERYHIKHHSFQGVHELDADLPNRWEAKLINNYFIGKVIWFLFYPLFQAFRVARLKEIKPFDGWMALNWAACILFTAGVWYFLGPKAVAFLTLSFFFSVGLHPLGGRWIQEHYLVHGHQETYSYYGPLNKVAFNVGYHNEHHDFPSIPWNKLPQIRRQASGYYDTLHYHTSWTKLFFRFLFDQELSLWSRIVRKNRGKVALTDESKPDAEMNKDERKEVVEVL, via the coding sequence ATGAAACCGAATGATTTTATTTTTTCCGATGCACCCGAACCGCACCGCATCCGCACCAAACAGATTTTAAAACAGTACCCACAAATCCGTCACCTCATTGGCAAAAACATCGGTACGTTTTACGCCATTGTTTTTTTGGTGGCTTTTCAATTAACAGGCGCCTGGTTGCTGGCCGACAAATCGTGGTGGTGGATTGTTGGCGCCGCTTATTTGTTAGGGGCCTTTGCCGATCATGCGCTGTTTGTAATGATTCACGAAGCCACGCACAAATTGATTTTTAAAAACCCTGTTGCTAACCGGTTGGCCGGCATTTTGGCTAACCTGCCGCAATTGTTTCCGAGTGCCGTAGCCTTTGAGCGTTATCATATTAAACACCATTCTTTTCAAGGTGTGCACGAGTTGGACGCTGACCTGCCCAACCGCTGGGAAGCAAAACTGATCAACAATTATTTTATCGGCAAAGTGATTTGGTTTTTGTTCTACCCGCTCTTTCAGGCCTTTCGCGTAGCGCGGTTAAAAGAGATCAAACCTTTTGATGGCTGGATGGCACTGAACTGGGCGGCCTGTATTCTATTTACGGCAGGTGTTTGGTATTTTCTCGGACCTAAAGCCGTAGCCTTTTTAACCTTGAGCTTTTTCTTTTCCGTAGGCCTTCATCCGCTCGGCGGCCGCTGGATTCAGGAACATTACCTGGTGCACGGTCATCAGGAAACCTATAGCTATTACGGCCCGTTGAACAAGGTAGCCTTTAACGTTGGCTATCATAACGAGCACCACGATTTTCCGTCAATTCCCTGGAACAAGTTGCCGCAGATACGCCGGCAGGCTTCGGGTTATTATGATACGCTTCATTATCATACGTCGTGGACCAAACTCTTTTTCCGTTTTCTTTTCGACCAGGAATTGTCGCTGTGGTCGCGCATTGTACGCAAGAACCGCGGCAAGGTGGCGCTGACCGATGAATCGAAACCGGATGCGGAGATGAACAAAGACGAACGAAAAGAAGTGGTGGAAGTGTTATAA
- a CDS encoding IMPACT family protein, translated as MTHYKTVSTPSQAEYKDRGSRFWAYAFPITTVDDFKKGLKTLKEEHPKAAHHCFAYRIGTDGNNFRASDDGEPSGSAGKPILGQIDSKGLTNVAVVVVRYFGGTLLGVPGLINTYKTAASLALQLSPIVEKPILVEYELQFDYTRMNEVMIYVKRYGGVVLQNETQLFCMLKVGVPKAEEKVFTERIGDLRGVELRKV; from the coding sequence ATGACGCATTACAAAACCGTTTCAACGCCTTCGCAGGCCGAATACAAAGATCGTGGCAGCCGCTTTTGGGCTTATGCTTTTCCAATTACAACCGTTGATGATTTCAAAAAGGGCTTGAAGACTTTAAAAGAAGAACATCCAAAAGCGGCGCACCATTGTTTTGCTTACCGCATCGGCACTGATGGAAATAATTTTCGCGCAAGCGATGATGGTGAACCTTCCGGCTCGGCGGGCAAACCCATTCTTGGACAGATAGACAGCAAGGGATTAACGAACGTTGCGGTGGTCGTTGTGCGTTATTTTGGTGGAACTCTGCTTGGCGTTCCGGGTTTAATCAACACCTATAAAACGGCTGCATCATTGGCGCTGCAACTGTCGCCCATTGTTGAAAAGCCAATCCTCGTTGAATACGAATTACAATTTGATTACACGCGGATGAACGAGGTAATGATTTACGTAAAACGTTACGGCGGCGTGGTGCTGCAAAACGAAACACAGCTTTTTTGTATGTTGAAAGTGGGCGTGCCCAAGGCTGAAGAAAAAGTCTTTACAGAACGCATCGGTGATTTGCGGGGTGTAGAACTTCGAAAGGTTTAA
- a CDS encoding MATE family efflux transporter, protein MRKEALQTIKLALPIIVGELAQMALHIIDTAMVGGISYKQLAAAALVIQATNIPFVLGIGMTISVSQMVSLAHGKGDEKAVSHYFFNGFCLCALTAFVISFSLVLGRNFLHHLGQDPEVVQYALPFMKMMSLSIVPMLLFMTLKQFADGLQYTRTAMALSLLSMPLNVFLNWLLIYGNWGFPRLELVGAGWATLITRSLAFLILLIVVLQHKTFKPFTLVHKSQWLFQKKTWRELLGIGVPSALQIGMEAGAFAVSGIIIGTIGAVSQAAHQIALSCASFTFMVSMGLGQAGSIRVSNTSGTGNWKKISVIGRSTLITAFAYGVFCAAMFVLFRNKLPGLFTTNKEVYAMATLLILFAAIFQISDATQAIGAGLLRGIKDVRTPTILIGIAYWVVGIPVGYLLAFKAGMGAAGMWTGFVIGLTFASVFLITRFLKMTKKMGHQ, encoded by the coding sequence GCAAACGATAAAGCTTGCCTTGCCCATCATCGTTGGCGAACTGGCGCAGATGGCCTTGCACATCATTGATACGGCTATGGTTGGCGGCATCAGTTACAAACAACTGGCTGCGGCTGCGTTGGTGATTCAGGCTACCAACATTCCCTTTGTACTTGGCATCGGCATGACGATATCGGTTTCGCAAATGGTTTCATTAGCGCACGGCAAAGGCGATGAAAAAGCCGTCTCGCATTATTTCTTCAACGGTTTTTGTTTGTGTGCGCTAACGGCTTTCGTCATTTCTTTTTCGCTGGTACTGGGACGAAATTTTTTGCATCATCTGGGGCAAGACCCTGAGGTGGTTCAATACGCTTTGCCCTTTATGAAGATGATGAGTCTTTCCATTGTTCCCATGCTTTTGTTCATGACCTTAAAGCAGTTTGCCGATGGCTTGCAATACACACGAACGGCCATGGCGCTCTCGCTTCTGTCCATGCCGCTGAATGTTTTTTTGAACTGGCTTCTTATTTACGGCAACTGGGGTTTTCCACGGCTTGAACTGGTGGGTGCGGGCTGGGCTACGCTTATCACACGTTCGCTTGCCTTTCTCATTTTATTGATCGTGGTGTTGCAACACAAAACCTTCAAACCCTTTACGCTGGTGCACAAAAGCCAGTGGTTGTTTCAGAAAAAAACCTGGCGTGAATTACTGGGCATTGGTGTCCCCAGTGCTTTGCAAATTGGCATGGAGGCCGGCGCCTTTGCGGTATCGGGTATTATCATTGGTACTATCGGTGCGGTGTCGCAGGCGGCACATCAAATTGCGTTAAGCTGCGCTTCCTTTACGTTTATGGTTTCGATGGGATTGGGACAAGCGGGTTCTATTCGCGTAAGCAATACGTCTGGTACGGGCAACTGGAAAAAAATTTCTGTCATAGGCCGAAGCACTTTGATCACGGCTTTTGCCTACGGTGTTTTTTGCGCCGCCATGTTTGTTTTGTTCCGAAACAAATTACCCGGCTTGTTCACCACAAACAAAGAAGTGTACGCAATGGCCACACTGTTGATTTTGTTTGCGGCCATCTTTCAAATTTCCGATGCAACGCAGGCCATTGGCGCAGGCTTACTACGTGGCATTAAAGATGTGAGAACGCCGACGATTCTTATCGGCATTGCGTATTGGGTTGTCGGCATCCCGGTGGGTTATTTGCTGGCTTTCAAAGCCGGCATGGGCGCTGCGGGCATGTGGACGGGCTTTGTGATCGGTCTTACGTTTGCGTCTGTTTTTTTAATCACTCGCTTTTTAAAGATGACAAAGAAAATGGGCCATCAGTAA
- a CDS encoding MotA/TolQ/ExbB proton channel family protein: MFNLFFLLQTDSLAQAASQTAAASKGVSLIELLTLGGWVMIPLAALFFVTVFVFFERFLSIRKASAIEGNFMNIIRDHIVNGNVTAARSFAKNTANPVGRIIDKGIQRIGKPIENIERSMENVGKLEIYNLERNLSVLSLSAGIAPLLGFLGTIIGMFQLFYSLATGGEFSIQTMANGIYTKVITSATGLIIGMLAYVAYNFLTTQVDKTAYKMEAASAEFLDILQEPTR, from the coding sequence ATGTTCAACTTGTTTTTTTTATTGCAAACCGATTCCCTTGCACAAGCTGCCTCACAAACCGCCGCGGCCAGTAAAGGCGTTAGCTTAATTGAATTGCTGACACTCGGTGGCTGGGTAATGATTCCGCTGGCGGCGCTTTTCTTCGTGACCGTTTTTGTTTTCTTCGAACGTTTTCTTTCCATTCGTAAGGCCTCGGCCATCGAAGGCAATTTTATGAACATCATTCGCGACCACATTGTGAACGGCAACGTAACCGCTGCCCGCAGCTTTGCCAAAAACACGGCCAATCCCGTTGGCCGCATCATTGACAAAGGGATTCAGCGCATCGGCAAACCCATTGAAAATATTGAGCGCAGCATGGAGAACGTTGGCAAGCTGGAGATCTACAATCTCGAACGCAATCTTTCTGTTTTGTCGCTGTCCGCAGGCATTGCGCCGCTGCTTGGTTTCTTGGGAACCATTATCGGCATGTTTCAATTGTTTTACAGTCTTGCAACGGGTGGTGAGTTCAGCATTCAAACGATGGCCAACGGTATTTATACAAAAGTCATCACGTCGGCCACGGGTTTGATCATTGGTATGTTGGCTTACGTGGCTTATAATTTTTTAACGACGCAGGTGGACAAAACCGCTTACAAAATGGAAGCGGCCAGCGCAGAGTTCCTGGATATTTTGCAAGAACCAACGAGATGA
- a CDS encoding GNAT family N-acetyltransferase has translation MQFREARADDIAQIQRVRHSVNENVLSDPALVPDSDVLDYITQRGKGWVCEDGERIVGFSIADVKGNNIWALFVEPEFERKGIGKKLHQLMLDWYFSQTDKTVWLSTAPRSRAERFYRKAGWTETGIYGKGEIKFEMAKEQWGNNH, from the coding sequence ATGCAGTTTCGGGAAGCAAGAGCAGATGACATTGCGCAAATACAAAGAGTGCGGCATTCGGTGAATGAAAATGTTTTGTCCGATCCGGCCCTCGTACCCGATAGTGATGTTCTCGATTACATCACGCAACGCGGCAAGGGCTGGGTTTGTGAAGACGGCGAACGCATCGTTGGTTTTTCCATTGCCGATGTCAAAGGCAATAACATCTGGGCCTTGTTTGTTGAACCTGAATTTGAGCGCAAAGGCATTGGCAAAAAATTACATCAACTGATGCTCGACTGGTATTTTTCGCAGACGGATAAAACGGTTTGGTTGAGTACCGCGCCGCGTTCGCGTGCCGAACGTTTTTACCGCAAAGCCGGCTGGACGGAAACAGGCATTTACGGCAAAGGCGAAATAAAGTTTGAAATGGCGAAAGAGCAGTGGGGAAACAATCACTGA
- a CDS encoding VOC family protein, which yields MNQRIAQLALVVADYDEAIAFYTQKLSFELVEDARMSETKRWVVIKPKGEDGCRLLLAKAANEEQQNAVGNQTGGRVFLFLHTDDIARDLANLKAGNVKIVRELSEEPYGKVLVFEDLYGNLWDLIQPALHTKR from the coding sequence ATGAACCAACGCATTGCACAACTGGCTTTGGTGGTGGCTGATTACGACGAAGCCATTGCCTTCTATACACAAAAATTAAGCTTCGAATTGGTAGAAGACGCAAGAATGAGCGAAACAAAACGCTGGGTCGTGATAAAGCCAAAAGGCGAAGACGGATGCCGTTTGTTGCTTGCCAAAGCGGCCAACGAGGAACAACAAAACGCTGTGGGCAATCAAACTGGTGGACGGGTTTTTTTATTTCTTCACACAGATGACATTGCAAGAGACCTCGCCAACCTGAAAGCGGGCAATGTAAAAATCGTTCGCGAATTAAGCGAAGAACCTTACGGCAAAGTCCTTGTGTTTGAAGACTTGTACGGCAACCTGTGGGATTTGATTCAGCCCGCCCTTCACACCAAACGTTAA
- a CDS encoding ExbD/TolR family protein, giving the protein MNIRRKLRAHTEVHTGPLNDILFILLLFFLIASTLANPNLKKVNNPRGTKDTKAKQTIVVSIDKDNNFFIGTKKVESNMLDSLLKYSVDEARKKVDTPSVIVNADTASSYGEVFRVLNLAEKLKVKKAVNIK; this is encoded by the coding sequence ATGAACATCAGACGAAAACTCAGAGCCCATACCGAAGTGCACACAGGACCGCTCAACGACATCCTGTTCATTCTGCTGCTGTTCTTTTTGATTGCCTCTACGCTTGCCAATCCAAATTTAAAAAAGGTAAACAATCCCCGCGGTACCAAGGATACAAAAGCGAAGCAAACTATTGTTGTGTCCATTGACAAAGACAACAACTTCTTCATCGGCACCAAAAAAGTGGAAAGCAACATGCTCGACTCGTTGTTAAAATACAGCGTGGACGAAGCCCGGAAAAAAGTGGACACGCCTTCGGTGATTGTCAATGCCGACACGGCTTCGTCTTACGGTGAAGTCTTCCGCGTACTCAATCTCGCCGAAAAACTGAAAGTGAAAAAAGCGGTGAACATTAAGTGA
- the prmC gene encoding peptide chain release factor N(5)-glutamine methyltransferase yields the protein MNRREARKRLIEHFEKDHDKSESKAMANFILTIFCGPDDNHFSFFNDQELTEEQVRKVNDLIRKSKGIEPVQYVMKQAHFYGLDLYVDNAVLIPRPETEELVDWIVKDVKASKKKVFEDYLTQADATKELKILDIGTGSGCIALALKNAIPKAEVWGCDVSDEALNVARRNGAQLNIRVDFQSVDILDEAQQKSLPTVDIIVSNPPYIPVAEKDTMPLNVVQHEPHTALFVPDNDALIFYKAIAHFAKKRLYKHGAIYLEIHENLGKEVVSLFEQEGYAVELRKDMQGKDRMVKAVRSET from the coding sequence ATGAATCGTCGCGAAGCCAGAAAACGGTTAATTGAACATTTTGAGAAAGACCACGACAAAAGCGAAAGCAAGGCCATGGCGAATTTTATCCTCACAATATTTTGCGGGCCGGATGACAATCATTTTTCATTTTTCAATGACCAGGAGTTGACCGAAGAACAGGTCAGAAAGGTGAATGACTTGATTCGGAAATCAAAAGGAATAGAGCCGGTACAGTACGTAATGAAACAAGCTCACTTTTACGGATTGGATTTATATGTGGACAATGCCGTTTTGATACCACGACCTGAAACAGAAGAACTGGTCGACTGGATTGTAAAAGACGTGAAGGCTTCGAAAAAGAAAGTTTTTGAAGATTATTTAACGCAGGCTGATGCCACAAAAGAATTAAAGATTTTGGACATTGGCACCGGCAGCGGGTGCATTGCGCTGGCCCTGAAGAACGCGATCCCAAAAGCCGAAGTCTGGGGCTGCGATGTGAGCGATGAAGCCCTGAATGTGGCCAGGAGAAACGGTGCGCAATTGAACATTCGTGTGGACTTTCAAAGCGTTGACATTTTAGACGAAGCGCAGCAAAAATCGTTGCCAACGGTTGACATCATCGTGAGTAATCCGCCCTACATTCCCGTAGCCGAGAAAGACACAATGCCTTTGAATGTTGTACAGCACGAGCCGCATACCGCTTTGTTTGTTCCCGATAATGATGCGTTGATTTTTTATAAAGCCATCGCGCATTTTGCAAAGAAGCGTTTGTACAAACACGGCGCTATTTACCTGGAGATACACGAAAATTTGGGCAAGGAAGTCGTAAGTCTTTTTGAACAGGAAGGTTATGCGGTGGAACTAAGAAAGGACATGCAAGGCAAAGACCGAATGGTAAAGGCTGTGAGAAGTGAAACGTGA